The nucleotide window TGTAAATAAGAGGATCGTCATAAGTAAAATAAGATGCTGGTTTATAAAGGAAAAGCAGGTGAGAATTTCTTATCAACAACAATCTTTTATGGCTGTATGCATAAATTAGTCTATTATAAAGCAGACTAATTGGAATATAAAATTTTCTCTTAATGCTTAGGTCAGAGTAGAAGTTAAAAGCAGCTTAGCATGTACGCTGGTAAGCATCACTACTACCAGCCAAAATAAAGCCCCGCTATAGAAGCGAGGCCTGAATAAATTTTAAATGAGAGTTTTATTTCCCTTTTACCACCAGCGTGCCTGCCAGTTTATCGTGCAGGGTTTGTTTCTTATCATCCCATAACATCATGAAATATCCTATAAGTAAGATAATTGTTGATAGTATAGTGGCAAAATAGCGGCCAGTAGCGTTTAAGAAAGATATACGTTCACCGTTTAAGCTGGTAACCTTAATGCCTAAAGCTCTTTTACCCAGAGTAGCCTGCCAGGGACCAGAGATCATCAGGGCCATGTATAGCCAGTTAATTACTAAAGAAAGTAAGTTCGATGTGCTGAAATAAGCCGCCGACATCGTGGATCCAAAACCTTCATTCTGACTCATAGCCATCAGTTCTTCGGTATCAGGGGCTCCAATTATCATTTGTATCACGCGGCCTATTGCGTATAAGATGATTCCATCGATAAAAATAGCGGCAAATCTTTCCCAGAATCCTGCATAAACAACGGTGGGGTGAGTATTGAACAGGTTAGACTCTCCCTGGTAGGAGAAATTGCTTGTTGGTTCGGTCATAGTTGTAAAGTTTGTAGTTAATATTTATTCTAAACTAGAACAAGTTTTTTAAATCAGCAACATAATTGTGTAAAAATAATGGCATCCTTTGATGGGATGCCATGGATGACTTATTTATGTGATGGGTAGTGTTCCTGACGCTTAATTCGTTGTAGCACGATTTCCTGCCTGCAAGTCGGCATAGCCGAAAACCCGCTGCAATAACGGGGTAGTACGCGCCGAAAGATTGGACCGGATATCTGCTTCCTTATCAGCTACATAAAGAAACATAGCATCTACCGCCCTGGCCGCAATAAACTCATTGAGGCTGGGTTCCAGTTTTTTGCTGATCAATGGAATAGAATTGTACGCTTTTGCTAAAGTGTTGTATTCATTTCCAGCCCCGGTGGTACGTACCGTACTATCTACAATCGGGCGAAAGGCTGTCATGAGTTGTGGACTCATAGCGCTTTTGAAATACTGGGTGGCTGCATTTTTGTTCCCGCTTAATAAAATGCCCGCAGCATCTCCTATACTCATGTTTTTTACTGAGTTTAGAAATATAGGTTTGGCTTTTTGCACCGCCAGTGACATGGCATTGGTGTACTTGGCCGTTACATTATTCACTACCTGTGTCAGTCCCAGGTCGCGCAAGGTCTTTTCAATTTTTGCGGCTTCGCCGGGAAAAGCAAAACGAACCAATGCATTACCCTGGTTAGGATTGGCAAATGCATCAAAGCCACTAAACAGGCCCTGCGTTAAGGCTTCTTTTAAACCCTGTGCTATTTCAAAATTGGAAAGTGTACCGGCTACATTTTTCAATGTGTCACAGCCGGAAAAGAAAAAAGTGCTGCTCAGCGCAAAAACAAATAATAGTCTTCTCATGTTTAATCTGTTGTAATTATTCCCGTAAAATTAATTCATTCTGGGGTCAAGAGGAGCATTAATGATCAACTCATATTCACCACCCAGGTCTTTCAGCACATCTTTCCACAATTCTTTTTCATTACCGGAAAAAATAAATTTGGCGGGAGCGGGGGCAACAATCCAGGTTCTCTCTTCCATCTCAGCCTGTAACTGGCCGCCACTCCAGCCGCTATAGCCGAGAAAAAATCTTATTTTATTAAGGTCGGCGGTACGTGAGTTGATCAATTCGATTACTTTATCAAATTCTCCACCCCAAAAAAGCCCTTCCCCTATTTCTTTGCCGCCCGGAATAGCATCAGGGTATTGATGTAAAAAGTGCAGCGTGTTAAGCTCAACAGGCCCTCCCTCGAAAACAGGTATTTTAAAGTCTTCCAGTTCCGGTACCAGCTCCTCTATGGCATAATCTAATTTCCGGTTCAGCACAAACCCAAAACTGCCTTCTTCACTGTGCTCACAAAGAAATACAACTGTTCTTAAGAAGTTGGGATCGTCCAAATGCGGATTCGCTATTAATAATGTTCCACTGGCGGGTTCTATCATGCAACCAATATAGGGATTTTTTACTAAATCTTTGGCCCGCGGGGACTTTTATAAAAAGTTAAATATAGGGTGCTTTTAAGGTATTCATGTTAAGCTTCGCTGCTATTATTATATTTGCTTTTGTGAAAAGATTATTCTCGTCCATAACTGTCTTAATTACGCTGTCTTTAGTGGGTATTATTGTGATGCAGGTGTCGTGGTTAAAGAACCTGATTACACTTCGTGAAGACCAGGTAAAACAGGAAATCGATAATGTATACCAGGCGCTCAGTAATGAGTTTGGACAAAAGCGTGATCAATTGATTAGCGAAGCCAGTCAGAACTATAGCAACCTTTTTTCCCAAAGAAATTTTTTTGATCCCTTTAAAACTATTTCAATTGGCGCTAAGCTGAGCACAGTTGAGATTGAAAAAATTGTACAGCGCGAGCTGGAAAAAGCCGGCTTAGGGAAAATGAAATATGAGTATGCTTTTTTATCTGGTTTAACCGGACGGCCGAATATAGAGAAACAGTCTCCTGATTTTTTATTGGCTATGGAAGATAGTCTGCATAATTATAGCCCGAATTATAGCCTAATCCGATCCCAACCAGGATCAGCATCTGATGGGATTACTAAAGACGAAGCTTTTGCATTGATTATTCTCAACTGGAAGTC belongs to Niabella yanshanensis and includes:
- a CDS encoding DUF4197 domain-containing protein is translated as MRRLLFVFALSSTFFFSGCDTLKNVAGTLSNFEIAQGLKEALTQGLFSGFDAFANPNQGNALVRFAFPGEAAKIEKTLRDLGLTQVVNNVTAKYTNAMSLAVQKAKPIFLNSVKNMSIGDAAGILLSGNKNAATQYFKSAMSPQLMTAFRPIVDSTVRTTGAGNEYNTLAKAYNSIPLISKKLEPSLNEFIAARAVDAMFLYVADKEADIRSNLSARTTPLLQRVFGYADLQAGNRATTN
- a CDS encoding RDD family protein yields the protein MTEPTSNFSYQGESNLFNTHPTVVYAGFWERFAAIFIDGIILYAIGRVIQMIIGAPDTEELMAMSQNEGFGSTMSAAYFSTSNLLSLVINWLYMALMISGPWQATLGKRALGIKVTSLNGERISFLNATGRYFATILSTIILLIGYFMMLWDDKKQTLHDKLAGTLVVKGK
- a CDS encoding YqgE/AlgH family protein; the protein is MIEPASGTLLIANPHLDDPNFLRTVVFLCEHSEEGSFGFVLNRKLDYAIEELVPELEDFKIPVFEGGPVELNTLHFLHQYPDAIPGGKEIGEGLFWGGEFDKVIELINSRTADLNKIRFFLGYSGWSGGQLQAEMEERTWIVAPAPAKFIFSGNEKELWKDVLKDLGGEYELIINAPLDPRMN